In a single window of the Streptomyces sp. NBC_00285 genome:
- the dnaB gene encoding replicative DNA helicase has product MSISEPLDDPWADSGPSDRLPSSRRRGDGGRGRDEQHDRGRDSGEWDGGGTAFERVPPQDLDAEQSVLGGMLLSKDAIADVVEVIKGHDFYKPAHETIFQAILDIYAKGEPADPITIAAELTKRGEINKVGGASYLHTLVQTVPTAANAEYYAEIVHERAVLRRLVEAGTRITQMGYAADDDVDEIVNRAQAEIYAVTEQRTSEDYLPLGDIMEGALDEIEAIGSRSGEMTGVPTGFTDLDSLTNGLHPGQMIVIAARPAMGKSTLALDFARAASIKNNLASVIFSLEMGRNEIAMRLLSAEARVALHHMRSGTMTDEDWTRLARRMPEVSSAPLYIDDSPNLSMMEIRAKCRRLKQRNDIKLVIIDYLQLMQAGGSKRQESRQQEVSDMSRNLKLLAKELEVPVIALSQLNRGPEQRTDKKPMVSDLRESGSIEQDADMVILLHREDAYEKESPRAGEADIIVGKHRNGPTATITVAFQGHYSRFVDMAQT; this is encoded by the coding sequence GTGAGTATTTCCGAGCCCTTGGACGACCCGTGGGCCGACAGCGGTCCCAGTGATCGTCTGCCCTCCTCGCGCCGCCGCGGCGACGGGGGCCGAGGCCGAGACGAACAGCATGATCGCGGCAGGGACAGCGGCGAATGGGACGGCGGAGGCACGGCCTTCGAGCGGGTGCCGCCCCAGGACCTGGACGCCGAGCAGTCCGTCCTCGGCGGCATGCTCCTGTCCAAGGACGCCATCGCCGACGTCGTCGAGGTCATCAAGGGCCACGACTTCTACAAGCCCGCCCACGAGACGATCTTCCAGGCGATCCTGGACATCTACGCCAAGGGCGAGCCGGCCGACCCCATCACGATCGCCGCCGAGCTCACCAAGCGCGGTGAGATCAACAAGGTCGGCGGCGCATCGTATCTGCACACCCTCGTCCAGACCGTGCCGACGGCGGCGAACGCCGAGTACTACGCGGAGATCGTCCACGAGCGTGCGGTCCTGCGCCGCCTGGTCGAGGCCGGTACGCGCATCACCCAGATGGGATACGCGGCCGACGACGACGTCGACGAGATCGTCAACCGGGCCCAGGCCGAGATCTACGCCGTCACCGAGCAGCGCACCAGCGAGGACTATCTGCCGCTCGGCGACATCATGGAGGGTGCGCTCGACGAGATCGAGGCGATCGGCTCGCGCAGCGGCGAGATGACCGGTGTGCCCACCGGCTTCACTGACCTCGACTCGCTCACCAACGGCCTGCACCCGGGCCAGATGATCGTCATCGCCGCGCGTCCCGCCATGGGAAAGTCCACCCTCGCGCTGGACTTCGCCCGCGCTGCCTCGATCAAGAACAACCTGGCCAGCGTCATCTTCTCCCTCGAAATGGGGCGCAACGAGATCGCGATGCGTCTCCTGTCGGCCGAGGCGCGGGTGGCCCTGCACCACATGCGCTCGGGCACCATGACGGACGAGGACTGGACCCGGCTGGCGCGCAGGATGCCCGAGGTGTCCTCCGCGCCGCTCTACATCGACGACTCCCCGAACCTGTCGATGATGGAGATCCGCGCGAAATGCAGGCGGCTGAAGCAGCGCAACGACATCAAGCTCGTGATCATCGACTATCTGCAGCTGATGCAGGCCGGTGGATCCAAGCGCCAGGAGAGCCGCCAGCAGGAGGTCTCGGACATGTCCCGTAACCTCAAGCTCCTCGCCAAGGAGCTGGAGGTCCCGGTGATCGCGCTCTCACAGCTCAACCGTGGTCCCGAGCAGCGCACGGACAAGAAGCCGATGGTGTCCGACCTGCGTGAGTCCGGCTCCATCGAGCAGGACGCCGACATGGTGATCCTGCTGCACCGCGAGGACGCTTACGAGAAGGAATCACCGCGCGCGGGCGAGGCGGACATCATCGTGGGCAAGCACCGTAACGGCCCGACGGCCACGATCACGGTCGCCTTCCAGGGCCATTACTCGCGGTTCGTGGACATGGCACAGACCTGA
- a CDS encoding LysR family transcriptional regulator: MDLALLRTFVTVHRAGSFTRAAALLGLSQPAVTSQIRTLERQLGRPLFLRQARGVTPTSIGDELAHKAAPHLDALVEIAETGLDDESSLRTLHLAGPPEFTAERALPALTELTGEDGQGFALRASFGNTEETLEGLAAGHHDLAICTARPRGALLTASTLCDEEHVLVAAPRWAEQIGSGETYGTLETVPDGKRAPALENIPVIGVHESLPFVSRYWASVFDSRPAAPGTVIVPDLRAVLACAVAGAGLAVLPRYLCKVALERGDVVALHEPTVPPLRTYFLVVRTGTLAMPHIARAHDWLLRAAADWC, from the coding sequence ATGGATCTGGCCCTGTTGCGCACCTTTGTGACGGTGCACCGGGCCGGTTCCTTCACCCGCGCCGCCGCGCTGCTCGGCCTGTCGCAGCCTGCCGTCACCTCACAGATCCGCACGTTGGAGCGGCAGTTGGGCCGGCCGCTGTTCCTGCGGCAGGCGCGCGGCGTGACCCCGACCTCCATCGGCGACGAACTCGCCCACAAGGCCGCGCCTCATCTCGATGCCCTGGTGGAGATCGCCGAGACCGGTCTCGACGACGAGTCCTCCCTGCGAACCCTGCATCTCGCGGGGCCTCCCGAGTTCACCGCGGAGCGGGCGCTGCCCGCGCTCACCGAGTTGACCGGTGAGGACGGCCAGGGTTTCGCCCTGCGGGCCTCCTTCGGGAACACCGAGGAAACCCTGGAGGGCCTGGCCGCAGGACATCATGATCTGGCCATCTGTACGGCCCGCCCCCGGGGCGCGTTGCTCACGGCCAGCACGCTCTGCGACGAGGAACACGTCCTGGTCGCCGCCCCCCGCTGGGCCGAGCAGATCGGTTCCGGAGAGACGTACGGCACGCTGGAGACCGTCCCTGATGGCAAGCGAGCGCCGGCGCTGGAGAACATCCCCGTGATCGGGGTGCACGAGTCGCTGCCTTTCGTCTCGCGCTACTGGGCCTCCGTCTTCGATTCCCGTCCGGCCGCACCGGGCACGGTCATCGTGCCCGACCTGCGTGCGGTGCTCGCTTGCGCGGTCGCGGGTGCCGGGCTCGCGGTACTGCCGCGTTATCTGTGCAAGGTTGCCCTGGAGCGTGGTGACGTCGTCGCACTCCACGAACCCACAGTGCCTCCGCTGCGGACGTACTTCTTGGTGGTGCGTACCGGGACACTCGCCATGCCGCATATCGCGCGGGCGCACGACTGGCTGTTGCGGGCCGCTGCAGACTGGTGCTGA
- a CDS encoding NUDIX hydrolase, whose product MTVRPVVKRTARAVLLDGDDLILIKRTKPGLDPYWLTPGGGVESTDTTVVDALHREVYEELGAKVTDVVPCFVDTVEHIGEDAATTGVKVQHFFVCHLESMDPSLRHGPEVDEPVGEYEIVRVPFTRIGIASVHLVPLSLRHYLDGNIEGVRAMHAPDLG is encoded by the coding sequence ATGACCGTCCGACCCGTGGTCAAGCGCACCGCACGTGCCGTCCTCCTCGACGGTGACGACCTGATCTTGATCAAGCGCACCAAGCCCGGCCTGGATCCCTACTGGCTGACTCCCGGCGGAGGGGTCGAGTCCACGGACACGACCGTCGTCGACGCCCTGCACCGCGAGGTGTACGAGGAGCTCGGCGCCAAGGTCACCGACGTGGTGCCCTGCTTCGTGGACACCGTCGAACACATCGGCGAGGACGCCGCGACGACAGGTGTGAAGGTGCAGCACTTCTTCGTCTGCCATCTGGAGTCGATGGACCCGTCCCTGCGGCACGGGCCCGAAGTGGATGAGCCCGTCGGGGAGTACGAGATCGTACGGGTGCCGTTCACCCGCATCGGGATCGCCTCCGTGCACCTCGTCCCGCTGTCCCTGCGGCACTATCTGGACGGCAATATCGAGGGCGTACGAGCCATGCACGCGCCGGACCTGGGCTGA
- a CDS encoding GNAT family N-acetyltransferase, giving the protein MGDLHIRPATTDDVSAIVAMLADDPLGARRESPDDLAPYLAALERLSADPNQHVVVATREDRVVGTLQLTVIPGLSRRGATRSIVEGVRIHADARGSGLGTRLIQWAIDESRRQDCRLIQLTSDNTRTDAHRFYERLGFTASHMGFKLEL; this is encoded by the coding sequence ATGGGAGATCTCCACATCCGGCCCGCCACGACTGACGACGTCTCCGCGATCGTCGCCATGCTCGCCGACGACCCGCTGGGCGCCCGCCGCGAATCACCGGACGACCTGGCTCCCTACCTGGCCGCGTTGGAGCGCCTGTCCGCTGACCCGAACCAGCATGTGGTCGTCGCCACGCGCGAGGATCGAGTGGTCGGCACGCTTCAGCTCACGGTGATTCCGGGGCTGTCGCGACGCGGTGCCACCAGGTCGATTGTCGAAGGGGTACGCATCCACGCCGACGCGCGCGGCAGCGGTCTCGGGACCCGTCTCATCCAGTGGGCGATCGACGAGTCCCGGCGCCAGGACTGCCGGCTGATCCAGCTGACGTCCGACAACACCCGTACCGACGCCCACCGTTTCTATGAGCGGCTCGGCTTCACGGCCTCACACATGGGCTTCAAGCTAGAGCTGTGA
- a CDS encoding globin domain-containing protein — translation MFEARHTMDAPTAKSADNGASGGGGTWFAPPTQPAAGPRTEQESAESAEGSRPAGSRPVGRHGAGTSPGSVTGVEPGPSAQDTASSGTKAHRGQETPGEEIPAMVVTSSTGSHRPLQNSAPQQGTGTAPPRFAHLPPSDQPPSPDAVLIRRTMAEVAPVADKVTSYFYALLFVRHPYLRPLFPAAMDAQRDRLLKALLTAAEHIDNAPVLVDYLQNLGRGHRKYGTRAEHYPAVGECLIGALSKYASGSWSAETEAAWVRTYTRISQAMIDAAAADELRAPPWWYAEVVSHDLRTPDVAVVTVRPDQPYPFLAGQYTSLETPWWPRIWRYYSFASAPRPDGLLSFHVKAVPAGWVSGALVHRARPGDIIRLGASAGSMTVDHTTDSGLLCLGGGTGIAPIKALIEDVAEHGERRSVEVFYGARTDDELYDIDTLLRLQQTHPWLSVRAIIDQQSRLQLLDAVRAYGPWRDYDAYLSGPPGMIRGGVDTLRSIGIPPERIRHDSVEEIVLAQ, via the coding sequence ATGTTCGAAGCGAGGCACACCATGGACGCTCCGACCGCCAAGTCGGCCGACAACGGCGCTTCCGGGGGCGGGGGCACCTGGTTCGCTCCGCCCACGCAACCGGCGGCGGGGCCCCGCACCGAACAAGAATCGGCAGAATCGGCAGAAGGAAGCAGGCCGGCCGGGTCGCGTCCGGTGGGCAGGCACGGGGCGGGTACTTCGCCGGGCAGCGTGACAGGCGTCGAGCCCGGCCCGTCGGCTCAGGACACGGCGTCGTCGGGCACGAAGGCCCACCGTGGGCAAGAGACACCGGGTGAGGAGATACCGGCGATGGTCGTCACGTCCTCCACCGGTTCGCACCGCCCCTTACAGAACTCCGCCCCACAGCAGGGCACCGGCACTGCCCCTCCGCGCTTCGCACATCTGCCGCCGAGCGACCAGCCGCCCTCCCCGGACGCCGTCCTCATTCGCCGGACCATGGCGGAGGTCGCCCCCGTGGCTGACAAAGTCACGTCGTACTTCTACGCGCTGCTCTTCGTCCGTCACCCCTATCTGCGCCCGCTGTTTCCCGCCGCCATGGACGCCCAGCGGGACCGTCTGCTCAAGGCGCTGCTGACCGCGGCCGAGCACATCGACAACGCTCCGGTCCTGGTCGACTACCTCCAGAACCTGGGCCGGGGACACCGCAAGTACGGCACCCGCGCCGAGCACTACCCGGCGGTCGGCGAGTGCCTCATCGGCGCCCTGAGCAAGTACGCCTCCGGGTCCTGGAGCGCGGAGACGGAAGCGGCGTGGGTCCGGACGTACACCAGGATCTCGCAGGCGATGATCGACGCGGCGGCCGCCGACGAACTGCGTGCCCCGCCCTGGTGGTACGCGGAGGTCGTCTCGCACGACCTGAGGACCCCTGACGTCGCTGTCGTCACCGTCAGGCCCGACCAGCCCTATCCCTTCCTCGCAGGCCAGTACACGAGCCTGGAGACGCCATGGTGGCCACGCATATGGCGGTACTACTCCTTCGCCTCGGCGCCGCGACCCGACGGCCTGCTGTCGTTCCATGTGAAGGCCGTTCCTGCGGGCTGGGTCTCGGGCGCCCTGGTGCACCGAGCCCGGCCCGGCGACATCATCCGGCTCGGTGCGTCGGCCGGGTCGATGACCGTGGACCACACCACCGACAGCGGGCTGCTGTGCCTGGGCGGCGGCACCGGCATAGCGCCGATCAAGGCGCTGATCGAGGACGTGGCCGAGCACGGTGAACGGCGGTCGGTCGAGGTGTTCTACGGAGCTCGCACCGACGACGAGCTGTACGACATCGACACGCTGCTCAGGCTCCAGCAGACCCATCCCTGGCTGTCGGTCCGCGCGATCATCGACCAGCAGTCCAGGCTCCAACTCCTGGACGCCGTGCGTGCGTACGGACCGTGGCGCGACTACGACGCCTATCTGTCGGGTCCGCCCGGGATGATCCGCGGCGGTGTGGACACACTCAGGTCCATCGGGATCCCGCCGGAACGCATCCGCCACGACTCCGTGGAGGAAATCGTCCTGGCGCAGTGA
- a CDS encoding HAD family hydrolase: MARLHLFDLDGTLLHGTTAPVEISRQLGLKAEAVALDQAIGAGLISPPEYAQQVYALWAALTEAHVIAAFDSAPWLARIRDVWAEISEQGDYCAVVSLSPSFFVERLTGWGAHAAYGSRFPAVPFVERMDPAGVLNAAAKVLIADRLCEQFGVRRADCVAYGDSSSDRDLFGAVPISVAVNADRHLSGIATHSYQGRDLWEAYELVRQAR, from the coding sequence ATGGCGAGACTGCATCTCTTCGACCTCGACGGCACTCTGCTCCACGGAACCACCGCACCCGTGGAGATCTCCCGCCAACTCGGGCTCAAGGCCGAGGCGGTGGCGCTCGACCAGGCGATCGGAGCCGGGCTGATAAGCCCGCCCGAATACGCGCAGCAGGTGTACGCACTGTGGGCGGCTCTGACCGAGGCACACGTCATCGCGGCATTTGACAGTGCCCCGTGGCTGGCACGCATCCGTGACGTCTGGGCGGAGATCAGCGAGCAGGGCGACTACTGCGCGGTCGTCTCGCTCTCCCCGTCCTTCTTCGTGGAGCGGCTCACCGGCTGGGGAGCACATGCCGCATACGGATCCCGCTTTCCGGCTGTTCCCTTCGTCGAGCGGATGGACCCCGCCGGAGTGCTCAACGCCGCTGCCAAGGTCCTGATCGCCGATCGATTGTGTGAGCAGTTCGGAGTGAGGCGGGCAGACTGTGTTGCTTATGGCGACTCGTCTTCCGACAGGGACCTGTTCGGGGCCGTGCCGATCTCGGTGGCGGTCAACGCGGACCGTCACCTGTCCGGTATCGCGACCCACTCCTACCAGGGCAGAGACCTGTGGGAAGCCTATGAATTGGTGCGCCAGGCCCGGTAG
- a CDS encoding MFS transporter: MPLALLALAIGAFGIGTTEFVIMGLLPEVADDFGVSIPTAGFLVTGYALGVMLGAPLMTALGTKIPRKRMLMLLMGLFIVGNLLSALAPTFSVMLIGRVVASLAHGAFFGIGSVVAADLVAPDKKAGAIAMMFTGLTVANVVGVPLGTLIGQTAGWRLTFTIVAALGVVGLVGIARLVPEMPRAEGVRLRHELAAFKNVQVLLAMAMTVLGFGGVFAAITYIAPMMTHVTGFADGSVTWLLVLFGLGMVGGNLIGGRYADRALMPLLFVSLGALAVVLALFTLTAHNKILAGVTILFIGALGFAAVPPLQKRVLDQAHEAPTLASAVNIGAFNLGNALSAWLGGLVISAGFGYTAPNWVGAALAAAALLLVFVSAALERRDGKADSAVAGAAPAEQRTAAVHH, translated from the coding sequence ATGCCGCTCGCGCTTCTGGCCCTCGCGATCGGGGCCTTCGGAATCGGAACGACCGAGTTCGTGATCATGGGGCTGCTTCCCGAGGTCGCGGACGACTTCGGAGTCTCCATCCCCACCGCCGGCTTCCTGGTCACCGGCTACGCGCTCGGCGTCATGCTCGGCGCCCCGCTCATGACCGCACTCGGCACCAAGATCCCCCGTAAGCGGATGCTGATGCTGCTGATGGGGCTCTTCATCGTGGGCAACCTGCTCTCCGCCCTCGCCCCCACGTTCAGTGTCATGCTGATCGGCCGAGTGGTCGCCTCCCTCGCCCATGGGGCCTTCTTCGGCATCGGTTCGGTCGTCGCTGCCGACCTTGTTGCTCCGGACAAGAAGGCCGGAGCCATCGCGATGATGTTCACCGGTCTGACCGTCGCCAATGTCGTCGGCGTCCCGCTCGGCACGCTGATCGGGCAGACCGCCGGCTGGCGTCTCACCTTCACGATCGTTGCGGCCCTTGGTGTCGTCGGCCTGGTCGGCATCGCCAGGCTCGTCCCCGAGATGCCCCGGGCGGAGGGCGTACGCCTGCGGCACGAACTGGCAGCCTTCAAGAACGTCCAGGTGCTGCTTGCCATGGCGATGACCGTCCTCGGCTTCGGCGGCGTCTTCGCCGCCATCACCTACATCGCACCGATGATGACCCACGTGACCGGCTTCGCCGACGGTTCGGTGACGTGGCTGTTGGTCCTCTTCGGGCTCGGCATGGTCGGGGGCAATCTCATCGGCGGCAGGTATGCCGACCGCGCCCTGATGCCCCTGCTGTTCGTCTCCCTGGGTGCCCTGGCCGTCGTACTCGCCCTCTTCACGCTCACCGCGCACAACAAGATCCTGGCCGGCGTCACGATCCTGTTCATCGGTGCCCTGGGATTTGCCGCCGTACCGCCGTTGCAGAAGCGGGTCCTCGACCAGGCACATGAGGCACCCACGCTTGCCTCAGCCGTCAACATCGGTGCCTTCAACCTCGGCAACGCACTTTCCGCCTGGCTCGGCGGCCTGGTTATCTCAGCCGGCTTCGGCTACACGGCCCCCAACTGGGTGGGCGCAGCCCTGGCCGCGGCGGCCCTGCTCCTGGTGTTCGTCTCTGCTGCGCTGGAACGCAGGGACGGTAAGGCCGACTCCGCCGTGGCAGGGGCAGCGCCCGCCGAGCAGCGGACGGCGGCCGTGCATCACTGA
- a CDS encoding GNAT family N-acetyltransferase yields the protein MPIPSLAALPIRRLTLRDLHACADLSVDRGWPREEHKWRLLLAAGKGYGIDDPAGGLVTACVITEYGPYSQPDLGAIGMVLVAERHARQGIGRRLMRHVLSTMDTTPLTLHATPYGRPLYEELGFKVTGRAEMLQGHFTPVGPAPTMSTRPATAEDLAAILRLDEEVLGTDRTHLITRLPAFADQLRVAEENGRILGYAAAWPNMHTHVVGPLIARDSETAQALLASLAAGTDRPLRTDIDVRHEGLLEWAKERGLASVAFNAVMTYGIPELPGDWSRRFAPLTVAAV from the coding sequence GTGCCGATTCCTTCTCTCGCTGCTCTGCCCATCCGTCGTCTGACGCTTCGCGATCTCCATGCCTGCGCCGACTTGTCCGTGGACCGGGGGTGGCCGCGTGAGGAGCACAAGTGGCGCCTCCTCCTCGCGGCCGGAAAGGGCTATGGCATCGACGACCCCGCCGGAGGTCTCGTCACTGCCTGCGTGATCACGGAGTACGGCCCGTACAGCCAACCCGATCTGGGAGCGATCGGAATGGTGCTGGTCGCCGAACGGCACGCCCGCCAGGGCATCGGACGTCGGCTCATGCGTCACGTCCTCTCCACGATGGACACCACCCCGCTGACTCTGCACGCGACGCCCTATGGCCGCCCGCTCTACGAGGAACTGGGCTTCAAGGTCACCGGCCGAGCGGAGATGCTGCAGGGGCACTTCACCCCCGTCGGCCCGGCGCCCACGATGAGCACACGTCCAGCCACCGCCGAGGACCTCGCCGCGATCCTCCGGCTCGACGAAGAAGTGCTCGGCACCGACCGCACGCACCTCATCACCCGGCTGCCCGCCTTCGCCGACCAGTTGCGAGTCGCCGAGGAGAACGGCCGGATCCTCGGATACGCGGCTGCCTGGCCCAACATGCACACCCATGTCGTGGGCCCTCTGATCGCTCGTGATTCCGAAACGGCACAGGCCCTCCTCGCCTCCCTCGCCGCCGGCACCGACCGACCGCTGCGCACCGACATCGATGTACGGCACGAAGGGCTGCTGGAGTGGGCCAAGGAACGCGGGCTGGCATCGGTCGCCTTCAACGCGGTGATGACGTACGGGATCCCCGAGTTACCGGGTGACTGGAGCAGGCGGTTCGCTCCGCTGACGGTGGCGGCGGTCTGA
- a CDS encoding MATE family efflux transporter — MVHMTQVPAASKAPRRQHDREIVTLAVPAFGALVAEPLFVMADSAIVGHLGTAQLAGFGIASALLMTAVSVFVFLAYATTAAVARRVGAGDLKIAIRQGVDGIWLALLLGVAVIAVVLPSAPAIVAVFGASDTAAPYATTYLRISALGIPAMLIVLASTGVLRGLQDTRTPLYVAVSGFVANAVLNVGLVYGADLGIAGSAWGTVIAQYGMAAAYLVVVVRGARRHGASLRPDTAGIRASAQAGVPLLVRTLSLRAILLIATAVAARLGNADIAAHQIILSLWSLLAFALDAIAIAGQAIIGRYLGADDIDGARQACRRMVEWGIAVGVVLGVLVVLSRPLLLPLFTSDAAVKDTALPALVIVALSQPICGVVFVLDGVLMGAGDGPYLAWAMVITLATFTPVALLVPALGGGLTALWAAMTLMMTVRMLTLWLRTRSGRWIVTGATR; from the coding sequence TTGGTGCACATGACACAGGTGCCCGCGGCCTCCAAGGCCCCCCGGCGACAGCACGACCGTGAGATCGTCACACTCGCCGTTCCGGCCTTCGGCGCTCTCGTCGCCGAACCCCTCTTCGTCATGGCCGACAGCGCGATTGTCGGCCATCTGGGCACCGCGCAACTCGCGGGTTTCGGCATTGCCTCGGCCCTCCTTATGACGGCCGTCAGTGTCTTCGTCTTCCTCGCGTACGCCACCACGGCCGCCGTCGCCCGACGGGTAGGAGCCGGCGATCTCAAGATCGCCATCCGACAGGGCGTGGACGGAATCTGGTTGGCCCTGCTGCTCGGCGTCGCAGTCATCGCCGTGGTCCTGCCTTCGGCACCCGCGATCGTGGCGGTCTTCGGTGCCTCGGACACCGCAGCCCCCTATGCCACCACCTACCTGCGCATCTCGGCCCTCGGCATCCCCGCCATGCTGATCGTGCTCGCCTCGACCGGTGTGCTCCGCGGGTTGCAGGACACGAGGACCCCGCTGTATGTCGCCGTCTCTGGCTTCGTCGCCAACGCCGTCCTCAACGTCGGCCTCGTCTACGGCGCCGACCTAGGTATCGCGGGATCCGCCTGGGGCACGGTCATCGCCCAGTACGGTATGGCGGCCGCCTACCTCGTGGTCGTCGTCCGCGGAGCCCGCAGACACGGCGCTTCCCTCCGTCCCGACACTGCAGGGATCAGGGCCTCCGCCCAAGCCGGCGTCCCTCTGCTGGTTCGCACGCTTTCCCTGAGAGCGATCCTGCTGATTGCCACGGCCGTCGCCGCCCGCCTGGGTAATGCCGACATCGCCGCCCACCAGATCATCCTGTCCTTGTGGAGCCTGCTCGCCTTTGCGCTCGATGCCATCGCCATCGCTGGGCAAGCCATCATCGGACGCTATCTGGGTGCCGACGACATCGACGGTGCCCGCCAGGCATGCCGTCGAATGGTGGAGTGGGGCATCGCGGTCGGGGTCGTTCTCGGCGTGCTGGTCGTGCTCTCGCGCCCACTGCTCCTGCCTTTGTTCACCAGTGACGCCGCAGTCAAGGACACCGCCCTGCCCGCTCTGGTGATCGTGGCTCTCTCTCAGCCGATCTGCGGTGTCGTCTTCGTCCTGGACGGCGTACTGATGGGCGCGGGGGACGGGCCCTACCTCGCCTGGGCCATGGTGATCACCCTGGCCACCTTCACCCCGGTGGCTCTTCTCGTCCCGGCATTGGGCGGCGGACTCACCGCACTGTGGGCAGCGATGACACTGATGATGACTGTGCGCATGCTGACACTCTGGCTACGAACCCGCTCAGGCCGTTGGATCGTCACCGGCGCGACCCGCTGA
- a CDS encoding serine hydrolase domain-containing protein, whose product MKTSEEDLLPGTRRALLHRIAVAQAEGRSPSLVAAVVRGGRAVWHGSCTSVDGHGPDENVQYRIGSITKTFTAVLVLRLRDEGLLDLGDPLEKHVAGTGAGEATVAELLAHTGGLAAESPAPWWERTSEALRPELADVLGEQPFLHPAGRRFHYSNPGYTLLGALVEKLRGAPWEEVLRREVLAPLGLYRTSGHPEAPHAGGWAVHPWADVMLPEPTEDLGLMASAGQLWSTTADLARFAVFLANGDDRVLSAESVREMRTPAAPAGIGDLADGASYGLGMQVQYRDGRLLVGHSGSLPGFLANLTISVSDDVAAVVLANCTSGPMLSVVGADLVRIVAEAEPRIPEPWRPMREVDSSVLELAGQWYWGTNGFALRLTADGLVSLEPLSGAGRRSRFRSNGDGTWTGLEGYFQGELLRAVRRPDGSVDHLDLGSFVFTRQPYDEGSSVPGGVDPEGWRGIG is encoded by the coding sequence ATGAAGACATCAGAGGAAGACCTGCTTCCCGGCACACGACGGGCGCTGCTGCACCGAATTGCCGTGGCCCAGGCCGAGGGGCGGTCGCCGTCGTTGGTCGCGGCGGTCGTGCGGGGCGGACGGGCTGTGTGGCACGGATCGTGTACCTCGGTGGACGGACACGGCCCGGACGAGAACGTGCAGTACCGGATCGGGTCGATCACCAAGACTTTCACCGCTGTCCTCGTCCTGCGGCTGCGCGACGAGGGGCTGCTCGACCTCGGTGATCCGTTGGAGAAGCACGTGGCCGGCACGGGGGCGGGGGAGGCCACCGTCGCCGAACTGCTCGCCCACACCGGTGGATTGGCGGCCGAGTCCCCTGCGCCCTGGTGGGAGCGCACGTCCGAGGCTCTGCGTCCCGAACTCGCCGATGTGCTGGGTGAGCAGCCCTTCCTGCATCCGGCCGGCCGCCGCTTCCACTATTCGAACCCCGGCTACACCCTGCTGGGGGCGCTCGTCGAGAAGCTGCGAGGGGCTCCCTGGGAGGAGGTGCTCCGGCGTGAAGTACTGGCACCTCTGGGTCTGTACCGCACGAGCGGTCACCCCGAAGCACCGCATGCGGGAGGCTGGGCGGTACATCCGTGGGCCGACGTGATGCTGCCCGAACCCACCGAAGACCTCGGGCTTATGGCTTCCGCAGGTCAACTCTGGTCCACCACAGCCGACTTGGCGCGTTTCGCGGTCTTTCTGGCAAACGGCGACGACCGGGTCCTGAGCGCGGAGAGCGTGCGGGAGATGCGTACGCCCGCGGCGCCGGCCGGGATCGGTGACCTCGCTGACGGCGCTTCGTACGGGCTCGGAATGCAGGTTCAGTACCGCGACGGCCGACTGCTCGTGGGTCATTCGGGTTCGCTACCGGGCTTCCTCGCGAACCTCACGATCAGTGTGTCGGACGACGTCGCGGCGGTCGTGCTTGCCAACTGCACCTCCGGCCCGATGCTGTCCGTCGTCGGCGCGGATCTCGTACGGATCGTCGCCGAGGCCGAGCCCAGGATTCCTGAGCCGTGGCGCCCGATGCGGGAAGTCGACTCGTCCGTACTGGAGTTGGCGGGGCAGTGGTACTGGGGGACCAATGGATTCGCCCTGCGGTTGACGGCGGACGGACTCGTCTCGCTGGAACCTCTGTCGGGTGCGGGCCGCCGCTCGCGGTTCCGGTCCAACGGTGACGGCACCTGGACCGGACTGGAGGGCTACTTCCAGGGGGAACTCCTGAGGGCCGTACGGCGCCCTGACGGGTCCGTGGACCATCTGGACCTCGGCTCCTTCGTGTTCACGCGGCAGCCGTACGACGAGGGGTCTTCCGTGCCGGGCGGCGTGGACCCGGAGGGGTGGCGGGGCATCGGGTAG